In a genomic window of Kiloniellales bacterium:
- a CDS encoding efflux RND transporter permease subunit, translating into MTARPSELPALAVRRPTLIVVMNLLIVIAGLAAISGVEVRELPDVDRPVVTVRAFFDGASPETMDEEVTSVIEGAVARVSGVKTINAASEENNARIRAEFAPGVALDVAANDVREAVAAIERDLPEGVDEITIVKADSDASPIIRLALVSDRLSQQALTYVAEDEVAAELSTIPGVATVELFGDQKEVLRVVVEPMRLASYGLSIDDVARVLRSTSLDVPAGSFKSDDHLLVVRADASVWRPEDIEALELRGDERGVIRLGNVARAFYGPADAESYSLLNGRRVVGLGVVRRAQSNTIEISLAVERAIERLNRRLADVEVVKISDDAQFIRGAVREVLVSLAAAVAVVIGVIFLFMGALRPTLIPGAAIPVALIGTIAAIWLLGFSINILTLLALVLATGMIVDDAIVVIENIQRKRAEGLKPLAAAVVGTRQVFFAVLATTITLISVFVPIAFLPGTAGRMFTEFGIVLAVAVAISSFVALTLGCMLASRLDLRAAGAEAAGAAKGRGLLARLGDRAAAGYRRLLDFTLSARLLVLAVTGLLAATAVLVYPTIDEELLPSEDRGAIYIMMQGPDGVGLDYMDRQAARAEAILAPLRERGEISNVMTIVGRWDLNRVYISAPLADWSARSRSQQEIAAELRPKLKAIPGATARVRTPNSLNLRRSGGSLEFALTGPNYTDIAAAANDFLAAMHERLPQFEDPEIEFQQTQPQLTVQVDRLRAEDLGVPVEGIVNTLRAMIDGFEVAELNVDDRSVPVMLQSAAGAIRDPSDLHNLFVSSARGGMVPLSAFVSLRETGIAAELDRTGQKRAVEIDVPLPPGYAMRRAMDDVERIAADVLPPEIGLRMLNEAATLEDTSNEVAVTFAIAILVVLLVLAAQFESFVSAMVILLTIPFGLAAAVFALKLTGSSLNIYSEIGLIMLIGLMAKNGILVVEFADQQRDRGLAVIDAIRLAATTRLRPVMMTMLSTVLGAVPLVLASGAGAEARSAIGWVVFGGLGIATVFTLVLIPVIYSLLAPLAPPRAHAGVRLDRELREIEPAAPIALTKAAE; encoded by the coding sequence ATGACCGCCCGGCCCAGCGAGCTGCCGGCGCTGGCGGTGCGCCGTCCGACCCTGATCGTCGTGATGAACCTGCTGATCGTCATCGCCGGATTGGCGGCGATTTCGGGTGTCGAGGTCCGGGAGCTGCCCGACGTCGACCGCCCGGTCGTAACCGTGCGGGCGTTCTTCGACGGCGCCTCCCCGGAGACCATGGACGAGGAGGTCACCAGCGTCATCGAGGGGGCGGTCGCCCGGGTTTCCGGGGTCAAGACGATCAACGCGGCGAGCGAGGAGAACAACGCGCGGATCCGCGCCGAGTTCGCGCCAGGCGTCGCCCTGGACGTGGCGGCGAACGACGTGCGCGAGGCGGTCGCTGCGATCGAACGCGATCTGCCCGAGGGTGTCGACGAGATCACCATCGTCAAGGCGGATTCCGACGCGTCGCCGATCATCCGCCTGGCTCTCGTCAGCGACCGCCTGTCCCAGCAAGCCCTGACCTACGTCGCCGAAGACGAGGTCGCGGCCGAGCTCTCGACCATTCCCGGCGTGGCAACGGTCGAGCTCTTCGGCGACCAGAAGGAGGTCTTGCGCGTCGTCGTCGAGCCCATGCGCCTGGCCAGCTATGGCCTTTCGATCGACGATGTCGCGCGCGTGCTGCGCAGCACCAGCCTCGACGTTCCCGCCGGAAGCTTCAAATCCGACGACCATCTCCTGGTCGTGCGGGCCGACGCCTCGGTCTGGCGGCCGGAGGACATCGAGGCTCTGGAGCTTCGCGGTGACGAACGGGGCGTGATCCGGCTCGGCAACGTGGCCCGCGCCTTCTACGGACCGGCCGACGCCGAGAGCTACAGCCTCTTGAACGGCCGCAGGGTCGTCGGTCTCGGCGTCGTCCGGCGCGCCCAGTCGAACACCATAGAGATTTCCTTGGCCGTGGAGCGGGCGATCGAACGCCTGAACCGCCGCCTCGCCGACGTCGAGGTGGTCAAGATCTCCGACGACGCTCAGTTCATCCGGGGCGCCGTGCGCGAGGTCCTGGTCAGCCTCGCCGCGGCGGTCGCCGTCGTCATCGGCGTCATCTTCCTCTTCATGGGGGCCTTGCGGCCGACGCTGATTCCGGGCGCAGCCATCCCCGTGGCCCTGATCGGCACCATCGCGGCAATCTGGCTGCTCGGGTTCTCGATCAACATTCTGACGCTGCTCGCGCTGGTGCTGGCGACCGGCATGATCGTCGACGACGCCATCGTGGTGATCGAGAACATACAGCGCAAGCGCGCCGAGGGCCTGAAGCCGCTGGCGGCTGCCGTCGTCGGCACCCGCCAGGTCTTCTTCGCCGTGCTGGCGACGACGATCACCCTGATCTCGGTCTTCGTGCCGATCGCGTTCCTGCCGGGCACGGCGGGCCGCATGTTCACGGAGTTCGGCATCGTGCTCGCGGTCGCCGTGGCGATCTCGTCTTTCGTGGCGCTGACGCTGGGCTGCATGCTGGCCTCGCGCCTCGACTTGCGGGCCGCCGGGGCCGAAGCCGCGGGCGCCGCGAAGGGCCGGGGCCTGCTCGCAAGGCTGGGCGACCGGGCGGCAGCCGGCTACCGGCGACTGCTCGATTTCACGCTCTCGGCGCGCCTCCTGGTCCTGGCGGTCACTGGCCTCCTGGCCGCCACCGCGGTTCTGGTCTACCCCACGATCGACGAGGAACTGCTGCCGAGCGAAGACCGCGGCGCCATCTACATCATGATGCAGGGACCGGACGGCGTCGGACTCGACTACATGGATCGGCAGGCGGCGCGGGCCGAAGCCATCCTGGCGCCCCTGCGCGAACGCGGGGAAATCAGCAACGTGATGACCATCGTCGGCCGCTGGGACCTCAACCGCGTCTATATCTCCGCCCCGCTGGCCGACTGGTCGGCCCGGTCGCGCAGCCAGCAGGAGATCGCCGCCGAACTGCGCCCGAAGCTGAAGGCGATCCCCGGGGCGACGGCGCGCGTGCGCACGCCGAACAGCCTGAACCTGCGGCGCAGTGGCGGCAGCCTCGAGTTCGCCCTGACCGGCCCGAACTACACCGATATCGCGGCCGCGGCGAACGACTTCCTCGCGGCGATGCATGAGCGCCTGCCCCAGTTCGAGGACCCCGAGATCGAGTTTCAGCAGACCCAGCCGCAGCTGACCGTGCAGGTCGATCGCCTGCGCGCCGAGGATCTGGGCGTGCCGGTCGAGGGAATCGTCAACACCCTGCGCGCCATGATCGACGGCTTCGAGGTGGCCGAGCTCAACGTCGACGATCGTTCGGTCCCGGTCATGCTGCAGTCCGCCGCCGGCGCCATTCGCGACCCGAGCGACCTGCACAACCTCTTCGTTTCCAGCGCGCGGGGCGGGATGGTGCCCCTGTCGGCCTTCGTCAGCCTGCGCGAGACCGGCATCGCCGCCGAGCTCGACCGGACCGGCCAGAAGCGCGCGGTCGAGATCGACGTTCCGCTTCCACCTGGCTACGCCATGCGCCGCGCGATGGACGACGTCGAGCGGATCGCCGCCGACGTGCTGCCGCCGGAGATCGGACTCAGGATGCTGAACGAGGCGGCGACCCTGGAGGACACCTCGAACGAGGTCGCGGTCACCTTCGCGATCGCCATCCTCGTGGTGCTGCTGGTGCTCGCCGCCCAGTTCGAGAGCTTCGTGAGCGCCATGGTCATCCTGCTGACCATTCCTTTCGGACTGGCGGCGGCGGTCTTCGCCCTCAAGCTGACCGGCTCGAGCCTGAACATCTATAGCGAGATCGGTCTGATCATGCTGATCGGGCTCATGGCTAAGAACGGCATCCTCGTGGTGGAGTTCGCCGACCAGCAGAGGGACCGGGGCCTCGCGGTGATCGACGCGATACGGCTGGCAGCCACGACGCGGCTGCGCCCGGTCATGATGACCATGCTCTCGACCGTGCTGGGCGCCGTGCCGCTGGTGCTGGCCAGCGGCGCCGGGGCCGAGGCGCGGAGCGCAATCGGCTGGGTCGTGTTCGGCGGCCTGGGGATCGCGACGGTCTTCACCCTGGTCCTGATCCCGGTGATATACAGCCTGCTCGCGCCGCTCGCCCCGCCGCGCGCCCATGCCGGCGTCCGGCTCGACCGGGAGCTGCGCGAGATCGAGCCGGCCGCGCCCATCGCCTTGACCAAGGCCGCCGAGTAA
- a CDS encoding efflux RND transporter periplasmic adaptor subunit yields MALRWQIGIIALFGAVLALGAGWLLGWGDPILSPDPKRGAAGATLVIAEALTLKEDRVTVRTVGTGEALRSATLYPAVDGEVEEVFFEAEQKVRKGEPLLRLDDEDEELAVRLAEVTLMDVRRQVARYEKLAPGGTVSLVTLQSAEAELESAVLRVAQAKAALKDRTLFAPFEGVIGLTDIEAGDRVTDETMIATLDDRSFIEIGFSVPEDYASRIAVGDEIAVRPWTRPELELQGRVSATDSRIDPATRSLRVKARIANPDDSIRPGTSFDVRLEFRGAAYPSLPEVAVLWSRDGAYVWRVVDDRARKVFVAIVRRDKGRVLVDGPLEAGDLVVVEGVQGLRDGQPVDPRARDGGNGAEPALDGTAGAGKGPA; encoded by the coding sequence ATGGCACTGCGCTGGCAAATAGGGATCATCGCCTTGTTCGGCGCCGTCCTCGCGCTTGGGGCCGGTTGGCTCTTAGGATGGGGCGATCCGATCCTATCGCCCGATCCGAAGCGCGGCGCCGCTGGCGCCACCCTCGTCATCGCCGAGGCGCTGACCCTGAAGGAGGACCGCGTCACCGTGCGCACGGTCGGCACGGGGGAGGCCCTGCGCTCCGCCACGCTCTACCCGGCGGTCGACGGCGAAGTAGAGGAGGTTTTCTTCGAGGCGGAACAGAAGGTGCGAAAGGGCGAGCCGCTGCTGCGCCTGGACGATGAGGACGAAGAACTCGCGGTGCGCTTGGCCGAGGTCACCCTGATGGACGTCCGCCGCCAGGTCGCGCGCTACGAGAAGCTCGCGCCCGGCGGCACGGTCTCCCTGGTCACCCTGCAGTCGGCGGAGGCCGAGCTAGAAAGCGCGGTTCTGCGCGTGGCCCAGGCCAAGGCAGCGTTGAAGGATCGGACTCTCTTCGCGCCCTTCGAGGGCGTCATCGGGCTGACCGATATCGAGGCCGGCGATCGCGTGACCGACGAGACGATGATCGCGACGCTGGATGACCGCTCGTTCATCGAGATCGGGTTCAGCGTTCCGGAGGACTACGCCAGTCGGATTGCGGTCGGCGACGAGATCGCCGTGCGCCCCTGGACCCGCCCGGAACTCGAGCTGCAGGGCAGGGTTTCCGCCACGGACAGCCGGATCGATCCCGCCACCCGGTCGTTGCGGGTCAAGGCGCGCATCGCCAACCCCGACGACTCGATCCGGCCGGGCACCTCTTTCGACGTCCGCCTCGAGTTCCGAGGTGCCGCCTATCCCAGCCTGCCCGAGGTGGCGGTGCTGTGGAGCCGCGACGGCGCCTATGTCTGGCGCGTGGTGGACGATCGGGCCAGGAAGGTCTTCGTGGCCATCGTGCGCCGCGACAAAGGCCGCGTCCTGGTCGACGGCCCGCTCGAAGCGGGCGACCTGGTCGTGGTCGAGGGCGTGCAGGGACTGCGCGATGGGCAGCCGGTCGATCCGCGAGCCCGCGATGGCGGAAACGGCGCCGAGCCGGCGCTCGACGGGACGGCCGGTGCGGGCAAGGGTCCCGCCTGA
- a CDS encoding DUF4019 domain-containing protein: MDGDKIVRAVQLATIAVLGVFVMSASGQASEEKESAALRAAEEWLALVDAERYGESWQAAASYFQKAVSRDQWQQALNGVRRPLGTVLSRRPKSKTFTTTLPGAPDGQYVVIQFDTSFENKRSSVETVTPMLDENGRWRVSGYFIK, translated from the coding sequence TTGGACGGAGACAAGATCGTGAGGGCAGTTCAGCTTGCCACGATCGCGGTCCTGGGGGTGTTTGTAATGAGTGCCTCCGGACAGGCATCCGAAGAGAAGGAGTCGGCAGCGCTGAGAGCCGCGGAAGAGTGGCTGGCGCTGGTCGACGCGGAGCGTTACGGCGAAAGCTGGCAAGCGGCTGCCAGCTATTTCCAGAAGGCCGTAAGCCGGGACCAGTGGCAGCAAGCGCTGAACGGGGTGCGGAGGCCGCTTGGAACGGTGCTTTCGAGGCGGCCGAAGTCCAAGACTTTCACAACTACGCTGCCGGGAGCGCCGGACGGTCAGTACGTCGTGATCCAGTTCGACACCTCGTTCGAGAACAAGCGATCCAGCGTCGAAACCGTCACGCCCATGCTGGACGAGAACGGCCGCTGGCGCGTCTCCGGCTATTTCATCAAGTAG
- a CDS encoding antibiotic biosynthesis monooxygenase has translation MIAIIFEVSPAPGRKDDYLGLAAQLRPLLEESEGFISVERFQSLNDPDKILSLSFFENEEAVAKWRALSAHRGAQRRGRDALFRDYRLRVAEVLRDYGMHDREQAPVDSKREHEG, from the coding sequence ATGATCGCAATCATTTTCGAGGTCTCGCCCGCTCCAGGGCGGAAGGACGATTACTTGGGCCTTGCCGCGCAGTTGCGCCCGCTTCTCGAGGAATCTGAAGGGTTCATCTCGGTGGAGCGCTTTCAGAGCCTCAACGATCCGGACAAAATCCTGTCTCTCTCGTTTTTCGAGAACGAGGAGGCGGTCGCCAAGTGGCGGGCGCTCAGCGCCCATCGTGGCGCACAGCGGCGCGGGCGGGATGCGCTTTTTCGGGACTATCGGCTGCGTGTGGCCGAGGTGCTTCGCGACTACGGTATGCACGACCGTGAACAAGCTCCCGTCGACAGCAAGCGGGAGCACGAGGGATGA
- a CDS encoding NIPSNAP family protein produces the protein MITCFIRYHIDPTKRDLFAEYARNWGQAIPRCGADLIGYFAPHEGSSTLAYGVYTLESLATYEAYRARLAEDPLGQENYAFAQREKFLLREDRTFLKIVSTPHGELRKR, from the coding sequence ATGATCACATGCTTTATCCGCTACCACATCGACCCGACGAAGCGGGATCTCTTCGCCGAATATGCCCGGAACTGGGGTCAGGCCATTCCGCGTTGCGGCGCCGACCTCATCGGCTACTTCGCGCCGCACGAGGGATCATCGACGCTTGCCTACGGCGTCTACACCCTCGAGTCCCTGGCCACCTACGAGGCCTATCGGGCACGCCTGGCGGAAGACCCGCTCGGCCAGGAGAACTACGCCTTCGCACAGCGCGAGAAATTCCTCCTGCGCGAAGACAGGACGTTCCTGAAAATCGTCTCAACGCCGCACGGGGAGCTCAGGAAGAGATGA